A single region of the Streptomyces sp. NBC_00425 genome encodes:
- a CDS encoding helix-turn-helix domain-containing protein, producing the protein MKELAGRLTALDPDAGAAVRVIAYFDRLTEGRAGVEALVRGAAVLAGVPARLVDAGRGVRIRIEADGVRRDSGPPPDPAWPSAPLTPDGAPAFWLERADTTPSVVDAVILERAAGAARLVLDRTRGRAPLDDPALVETLLDAAAAEPARLHAARRLGLDLLAPARALATAAGRPRVVPAPAAPGGAEPSAVRTGVGPAVPVLELPGSWDAARTALRFTAEGGALDPGPRVVYAEELGGIALLAELVAPGAEPPPDVRALDTAAADAPWLLTTLYAVTATASLRAAAAEANVHHSTLQDRLAHAEHLLGWPVRTPQGRLRLHLALTTRRLTRP; encoded by the coding sequence ATGAAAGAGCTGGCGGGGCGCCTGACGGCACTGGACCCGGACGCCGGCGCCGCCGTGCGCGTCATCGCCTATTTCGACCGGCTGACGGAGGGCCGTGCCGGGGTCGAGGCGCTGGTGCGCGGGGCCGCGGTGCTCGCCGGCGTTCCGGCGCGGCTCGTCGACGCCGGCCGTGGGGTGCGGATCCGGATCGAGGCCGACGGCGTCCGGCGGGACTCCGGCCCGCCGCCGGACCCCGCGTGGCCGTCCGCCCCGCTGACCCCGGACGGGGCGCCCGCGTTCTGGCTGGAACGCGCCGACACGACGCCGAGCGTGGTCGACGCGGTGATCCTGGAGCGGGCCGCGGGTGCGGCCCGTCTCGTCCTGGACCGCACCCGGGGCCGGGCCCCGCTGGACGATCCCGCCCTCGTCGAGACGCTTCTGGACGCCGCGGCAGCCGAACCGGCCCGGCTGCACGCCGCGCGCCGTCTCGGCCTCGACCTTCTCGCACCGGCCCGCGCTCTCGCCACCGCGGCGGGCCGGCCCAGGGTCGTCCCCGCCCCCGCCGCTCCCGGCGGCGCCGAGCCGTCCGCGGTCCGCACCGGTGTCGGCCCGGCCGTGCCGGTGCTGGAGCTGCCCGGGTCGTGGGACGCCGCCCGGACCGCGCTGCGGTTCACCGCGGAAGGGGGAGCACTGGATCCCGGCCCTCGGGTGGTGTACGCCGAGGAGCTCGGCGGGATCGCGCTGCTGGCCGAGCTCGTCGCTCCGGGCGCCGAACCGCCGCCGGACGTCCGGGCGTTGGACACGGCCGCCGCGGACGCGCCCTGGCTGCTGACCACGCTGTACGCCGTCACCGCGACAGCGAGTCTGCGGGCGGCCGCAGCCGAGGCCAACGTGCACCACTCCACGCTCCAGGACCGGCTGGCCCACGCCGAACACCTGCTGGGCTGGCCGGTGCGCACCCCGCAGGGCCGGCTGCGGCTGCACCTGGCGCTGACGACGCGAAGGCTGACCCGGCCCTAG